Proteins co-encoded in one Methanosarcinales archaeon Met12 genomic window:
- the hisC gene encoding histidinol-phosphate transaminase: MRKSIRDMDKYVPSKTIEEVAKQYGFLPEEVIKLGSNENPLGPSPKAVQAVKDYADAISSYPSVDAAELRTALAQYIGCPVDRIVTGNGADGVLDVLTRIFVEKGDETIISMPTFSYYELFTRLCDGVPKFVPRDSNFDVDIDALIKSISSKTKIVFLCSPNNPTGNQICEEDLRKVLNAADAMVVVDEAYAEFADSSAIGLVGEHKNLVVMRTMSKAFGLAGLRVGYGVVPSWIFKEYMKVLPAFSVNKLGIVAAIAALDDREHLRRTIRTVKNGRTFLIENIPFKTYPSQANFVLVDVSPLSAEEVCEALLRRGIIVRDWKSFRGAGDSLIRISVGTMEQNKRVVEELSSVKKEVQD, encoded by the coding sequence ATGCGGAAATCCATACGAGATATGGACAAATACGTGCCGAGCAAAACGATAGAAGAAGTGGCAAAACAATACGGTTTTCTCCCAGAAGAGGTCATCAAACTGGGGTCGAACGAAAATCCCTTAGGGCCCAGCCCAAAGGCAGTACAGGCGGTAAAGGATTATGCCGATGCCATCAGCTCGTATCCATCTGTGGATGCTGCGGAACTAAGAACTGCACTGGCCCAGTATATCGGTTGTCCCGTGGACCGGATAGTGACAGGAAATGGGGCGGACGGAGTTCTTGACGTCTTGACACGGATTTTTGTAGAAAAGGGTGATGAAACTATCATCTCGATGCCAACGTTTTCCTATTACGAACTTTTCACACGATTGTGCGACGGGGTTCCTAAATTCGTGCCCAGAGATTCAAACTTTGACGTCGATATCGATGCGCTTATTAAATCCATCAGCAGTAAGACCAAAATAGTCTTCCTATGCTCGCCCAATAACCCTACTGGAAACCAGATTTGCGAAGAGGATTTGAGGAAGGTGTTGAATGCCGCCGATGCAATGGTCGTAGTGGATGAGGCGTATGCGGAATTCGCGGATTCATCGGCGATTGGCCTCGTCGGGGAGCATAAGAATCTCGTCGTCATGCGCACGATGTCAAAGGCATTTGGATTGGCAGGATTGAGGGTTGGGTATGGTGTTGTCCCCTCCTGGATTTTCAAGGAATATATGAAGGTATTACCTGCTTTTAGCGTCAATAAGCTCGGGATAGTCGCCGCAATAGCTGCATTGGACGATAGAGAGCACCTTCGGCGGACGATTCGGACGGTAAAAAATGGCAGGACGTTTCTCATTGAGAATATTCCGTTTAAGACGTATCCATCGCAGGCTAATTTCGTCTTGGTCGACGTTTCGCCGTTGAGCGCCGAGGAGGTGTGCGAAGCGCTATTGCGAAGGGGAATAATCGTGCGGGATTGGAAGTCATTCAGGGGCGCTGGAGATTCGCTGATAAGGATAAGCGTGGGCACGATGGAACAGAATAAGCGCGTAGTCGAGGAGCTGAGTAGCGTCAAGAAAGAAGTTCAAGATTAA
- the guaA gene encoding glutamine-hydrolyzing GMP synthase: MVNVERFIEQSIKEIKREVRGKAIIALSGGVDSSVCAAMAHRAIGDRLVPIFVDTGLMRKGEVERIRSAFGHMNPCVIDASKRFLDALKGVVDPEEKRKIIGETFIRVFEEVGREVGASYLIQGTIYPDRIESEGGIKSHHNVGGLPTEIKFDKIIEPLRDLYKDEVRRVARALGLAPEICERMPFPGPGLAVRIIGEVTKEKLEVVSEANAIVEEELVEEFRPWQTFAALLEKGTGVKGDQRIHGWIIAVRAVESRDGMTATAIELPWEKLKKIETRITSEIPNVSRVVYDITPKPPATIEFE, translated from the coding sequence ATGGTCAACGTCGAACGGTTCATAGAACAAAGTATCAAAGAGATTAAAAGAGAAGTCAGGGGCAAAGCCATCATCGCGCTATCCGGTGGTGTCGACAGCTCTGTATGTGCGGCCATGGCGCACAGGGCTATCGGCGATAGGCTGGTCCCCATATTCGTGGACACAGGCCTGATGCGAAAAGGAGAGGTCGAGCGAATTCGAAGTGCGTTTGGACATATGAATCCCTGCGTCATAGATGCAAGTAAACGGTTTCTCGACGCACTTAAAGGAGTGGTAGACCCTGAAGAAAAGCGCAAGATCATAGGAGAGACGTTCATCCGTGTTTTTGAGGAGGTTGGTAGGGAAGTGGGTGCGAGCTATTTGATTCAGGGTACGATTTATCCTGATCGAATCGAATCGGAAGGCGGCATCAAATCACACCATAATGTAGGCGGACTTCCCACCGAGATAAAGTTCGATAAAATCATAGAGCCACTGCGCGATTTGTACAAGGATGAGGTGAGAAGGGTTGCGCGTGCGCTCGGGTTGGCCCCCGAAATTTGCGAACGAATGCCATTCCCTGGCCCGGGACTGGCGGTGCGCATCATCGGAGAGGTGACCAAAGAAAAATTGGAAGTAGTCAGCGAGGCAAATGCAATAGTAGAAGAGGAGTTAGTAGAAGAATTCCGTCCCTGGCAGACATTTGCCGCATTGCTCGAAAAAGGGACTGGTGTGAAAGGAGACCAGCGGATTCATGGGTGGATAATTGCGGTGCGCGCGGTTGAATCCAGAGATGGCATGACCGCCACAGCCATCGAATTGCCCTGGGAGAAGTTGAAAAAAATAGAGACCAGAATCACCAGCGAAATCCCAAACGTCTCCAGAGTGGTATATGACATAACTCCCAAACCGCCCGCAACCATTGAGTTTGAATAG
- a CDS encoding signal recognition particle protein Srp54, whose amino-acid sequence MIGDLGSSLRDVIKRVARANRIDKRTIDEIVKDIQRALLQADVNVKLVMQLSSRIRERSLEEKPVAGADPREHVIKIVYEELVKIIGEGADMPLGEQTILMVGLQGSGKTSTTAKLARFFQRKRLKPGVICADTYRPGAYEQLKQLCERIDVPFYGERDNSNPISIIKKGMKELERCEIKIVDTAGRHALERDLIEEMKDIHELIRPNQKLLVLDASIGQAASEQAKAFNDAIGVTGVIITKMDGTAKGGGALSAVSETNSPIAFIGMGEAVDDLERFDPDGFISRLLGMGDIKSLIERAEEIVSPADVDVKSMIRGRFTLKDMYKQLEAIDKFGPLKHIMQMLPFGAELSDDSCQVTKDKLARYRVMMDSMTNEELEDPKIVGSSRMKRIARGSGTSLEDVRELLKYHKIMQKTMKGLRGGRSPMQKLMKKFR is encoded by the coding sequence ATGATTGGTGATCTTGGTAGTTCGCTGCGCGATGTGATTAAAAGGGTCGCCAGGGCCAATAGAATAGATAAGCGCACAATAGATGAAATTGTCAAGGACATCCAGCGGGCGCTGTTGCAGGCAGATGTCAATGTCAAACTTGTCATGCAACTCTCATCCAGAATTAGAGAGAGGTCTCTCGAGGAGAAACCTGTGGCAGGAGCAGATCCAAGAGAACATGTCATAAAGATAGTCTACGAAGAGCTTGTCAAAATCATCGGCGAAGGCGCAGACATGCCACTGGGCGAACAGACTATATTGATGGTGGGCTTGCAGGGCAGTGGAAAGACCTCCACCACGGCAAAGCTAGCCAGATTTTTCCAGCGGAAAAGGCTAAAGCCGGGCGTAATATGCGCCGACACATACAGGCCTGGCGCTTACGAGCAGTTGAAACAGCTGTGTGAACGAATCGATGTCCCATTTTACGGCGAAAGAGACAATTCAAATCCGATTTCAATCATAAAGAAAGGGATGAAAGAACTGGAAAGATGTGAGATTAAAATCGTCGATACCGCTGGGCGCCATGCACTTGAAAGGGATTTGATCGAGGAGATGAAGGATATCCATGAACTTATAAGGCCAAATCAAAAACTGCTCGTCCTCGATGCCTCAATCGGCCAGGCCGCGAGCGAGCAGGCAAAAGCGTTCAACGATGCAATCGGGGTCACAGGCGTCATAATAACCAAGATGGATGGTACTGCCAAGGGAGGTGGCGCACTGTCAGCGGTTTCTGAAACCAATTCGCCCATTGCGTTTATAGGAATGGGGGAAGCCGTCGATGACCTGGAGCGATTTGACCCAGACGGTTTCATCTCCAGACTGCTCGGAATGGGAGATATCAAAAGTCTAATCGAGCGTGCTGAAGAGATAGTATCTCCCGCAGACGTGGACGTAAAGTCGATGATTCGGGGGCGCTTTACGTTAAAAGACATGTATAAACAATTGGAGGCCATCGACAAGTTTGGTCCTTTAAAGCATATAATGCAGATGCTGCCCTTTGGAGCGGAGCTCTCTGACGATTCGTGCCAGGTCACAAAGGACAAACTTGCCCGTTACAGGGTAATGATGGATTCAATGACAAACGAAGAGCTCGAAGACCCGAAGATTGTCGGAAGTTCGCGAATGAAAAGGATTGCACGCGGATCCGGCACTTCTCTCGAGGATGTGAGGGAATTGTTGAAGTACCACAAGATAATGCAGAAGACGATGAAGGGTCTGCGGGGCGGCAGGTCACCGATGCAAAAACTGATGAAGAAGTTTAGGTAG
- a CDS encoding 50S ribosomal protein L39e, with protein MSKKTKGKKMKLAKATAQNRRVPVWVIMKTNRTVTTHPKRRSWRRNDLDI; from the coding sequence ATGAGTAAGAAGACAAAGGGTAAAAAGATGAAATTGGCAAAGGCTACTGCCCAGAATCGACGCGTTCCTGTCTGGGTGATAATGAAGACCAACAGGACAGTGACGACACATCCAAAAAGACGAAGCTGGAGACGCAACGATTTAGACATATAG
- the rpl18a gene encoding 50S ribosomal protein L18Ae: MKKYIVQGEFRAGTEWEKFTKMISSQNEKTVVEKTYSLMGSEHGLKRNFVRIHSVKERIR; this comes from the coding sequence ATGAAGAAATACATCGTACAGGGAGAATTCAGGGCAGGAACGGAATGGGAAAAATTTACGAAGATGATTTCAAGCCAGAATGAAAAGACAGTAGTTGAAAAAACATACTCCTTGATGGGCAGCGAACATGGCCTAAAAAGGAATTTTGTTAGAATTCATTCGGTAAAAGAAAGAATTCGTTAG
- a CDS encoding 50S ribosomal protein L31e, with translation MADGKEQIYTIPLKDTKKVPRWRRSKRAMKEIREYLIRHMKVDPEKLHLDESINKKIWERGSEAPPSKIRIKAMKFEDGVVETEVVK, from the coding sequence ATGGCAGATGGAAAAGAACAGATTTATACGATCCCATTGAAAGATACAAAAAAGGTGCCGAGATGGCGGAGAAGTAAAAGAGCGATGAAGGAGATTAGAGAATATTTAATAAGGCATATGAAGGTCGACCCGGAAAAGCTCCACTTGGACGAAAGCATAAATAAAAAAATCTGGGAGCGCGGAAGTGAAGCTCCGCCCTCCAAAATTCGAATTAAAGCGATGAAATTCGAGGACGGGGTCGTCGAAACGGAAGTTGTGAAGTGA
- a CDS encoding translation initiation factor IF-6 — MPDKLYINGSPYIGVFGTSTEDVVVLPTNIQEHVFKEICKALDVQGVKTLIGGSSVLGALICGNSSGFIVPQYALDDEIAKLEKHVQVSRLQGKMTAVGNLVLSNDSTAMVHPDMSKKAIRAIKDTLNVEAYKGTIGGLKTPGAAGVATNKGVLVHPNATSAELKFLEDIFNLPVNVSTINYGHKLIGSALLVNSKGYVAGGDTTGPELGRIEETLGFI; from the coding sequence ATGCCAGATAAGTTGTATATTAATGGAAGTCCATACATCGGCGTATTTGGCACAAGCACCGAGGATGTCGTGGTCCTACCGACAAACATTCAAGAGCACGTATTCAAGGAAATATGTAAGGCATTGGATGTCCAGGGCGTAAAGACGCTTATCGGGGGCAGTTCTGTGCTGGGTGCGCTGATATGTGGAAATTCTTCTGGTTTTATTGTGCCACAATATGCACTGGATGACGAAATTGCAAAACTCGAAAAACATGTGCAAGTTTCAAGATTGCAGGGCAAGATGACCGCGGTCGGAAATTTAGTCCTATCAAACGATAGCACTGCAATGGTACACCCGGACATGTCTAAAAAAGCGATCAGGGCAATCAAGGATACCCTAAACGTGGAAGCATATAAAGGAACAATAGGCGGATTGAAAACTCCTGGGGCGGCAGGAGTGGCAACCAACAAAGGTGTGCTGGTCCATCCCAATGCTACCAGTGCAGAACTGAAGTTTCTGGAGGATATATTTAACCTGCCGGTGAACGTCAGCACTATAAACTATGGGCATAAGTTGATCGGTTCTGCACTGCTGGTAAACTCGAAGGGATATGTAGCCGGAGGAGATACAACTGGGCCCGAACTGGGAAGAATCGAAGAGACTCTTGGCTTTATATGA
- a CDS encoding 30S ribosomal protein S19e, with amino-acid sequence MTTVYDVPAHELIIKVAEHLKKNEKCTPPEWAAYVKTGVHKELSPLNSDWWHIRCASILRRIYIDGPVGVERLRSFYGGRKNRGSRPERFFKGSGSIARKALRQLEDIEYVRTMKNGRVISPQGRSFLDKIANEVKSKSA; translated from the coding sequence ATGACGACGGTTTATGATGTGCCAGCACATGAGCTCATAATTAAAGTAGCAGAGCACTTAAAGAAGAATGAAAAATGTACGCCACCTGAGTGGGCGGCTTACGTAAAAACAGGTGTGCACAAAGAGCTGTCACCGTTGAATTCTGATTGGTGGCATATCAGGTGTGCATCAATCCTCAGGCGAATATACATAGATGGCCCAGTAGGAGTGGAGCGGCTCAGATCATTCTATGGCGGGAGGAAAAACAGAGGGTCACGGCCCGAGCGATTCTTCAAAGGAAGCGGTTCAATTGCACGCAAAGCGCTCAGGCAATTAGAAGATATAGAGTACGTTCGCACCATGAAAAACGGCCGGGTCATCTCGCCACAAGGTAGGTCATTTCTGGATAAAATCGCAAATGAAGTTAAATCTAAATCTGCGTGA
- the pyrG gene encoding CTP synthase (glutamine hydrolyzing), protein MKYIMVTGGVMSGLGKGITAASIGRILKDKGYDVTAIKIDPYINIDAGTMNPFQHGEVYVLMDGGEVDLDLGHYERFLDTELASEHNLTTGKIYRTVIDKERRGDYLGKTVQIIPHITNEIKERIREVAAKSGADICIVEIGGTVGDIESMPFLEAVRQMHGEEKREDLVLIHVTLVPMDLGGEQKTKPTQHSVKALRELGLSPDVIVARCKEPLLASSKSKISLFCDVPEKAVISVHDADNIYLVPPLLEDENLDEYLMKLLNLKASKDGTKWHQMIERMNSADKSVKVALIGKYTHVEDAYLSIKEALKHAGIESGCTVSITWVEAENLEDDLKTVRCLEQVDGILVPGGFGVRGAEGKIKAIRYARENDVPFLGLCFGMQLAVIEFARNVVGLENANSSELEDTPHPVIDILPEQDGVEEMGGTMRLGNYDATLKEGSLAHRIYGTTRIVERHRHRYEVNPKYIDRIEAKGMIFSGKNKNRMEILEMPAHKFFFASQFHPEFTSRPGKPSPPFRAFVEAMLEG, encoded by the coding sequence ATGAAATATATAATGGTCACGGGTGGAGTTATGAGCGGCCTGGGAAAGGGCATCACCGCCGCTTCAATAGGGCGAATTCTGAAAGACAAGGGGTACGATGTCACTGCGATTAAAATCGACCCCTACATAAACATCGATGCGGGTACGATGAATCCATTTCAACACGGAGAAGTCTATGTGCTCATGGATGGTGGAGAAGTTGACCTGGACCTTGGACATTACGAGCGTTTCTTGGATACTGAACTCGCCAGTGAACACAATCTCACGACTGGAAAAATCTACAGAACTGTAATAGACAAAGAGCGTAGAGGGGACTACCTCGGAAAAACCGTTCAGATAATACCTCACATTACAAATGAGATCAAAGAGAGGATAAGAGAAGTTGCCGCAAAAAGCGGAGCCGATATATGTATCGTCGAGATCGGAGGGACCGTGGGCGACATCGAGAGCATGCCATTCTTGGAGGCTGTGCGCCAGATGCACGGTGAGGAAAAAAGAGAGGATTTGGTCCTCATCCACGTCACATTGGTTCCAATGGACCTCGGTGGCGAGCAAAAGACCAAACCAACACAGCACTCGGTCAAGGCGCTACGTGAATTGGGACTTAGCCCAGATGTGATCGTGGCACGGTGCAAGGAGCCATTATTGGCGAGCTCCAAATCAAAGATTTCGCTATTCTGCGACGTGCCAGAAAAGGCTGTGATAAGTGTGCATGATGCCGATAATATATATCTCGTCCCTCCGTTATTGGAAGATGAAAATCTCGATGAGTATCTCATGAAATTGCTCAATCTCAAGGCATCGAAGGACGGAACGAAATGGCACCAGATGATTGAACGGATGAATTCTGCGGACAAAAGCGTCAAGGTCGCGTTGATCGGAAAGTACACGCATGTAGAGGATGCATATTTGAGCATCAAAGAGGCGTTGAAGCATGCAGGCATTGAAAGTGGCTGTACCGTGAGCATCACCTGGGTCGAAGCCGAGAACCTTGAAGATGACCTGAAGACGGTTCGATGCCTGGAACAAGTAGATGGGATACTGGTTCCAGGTGGATTCGGTGTAAGGGGAGCCGAGGGGAAAATTAAAGCCATCAGATATGCGAGAGAGAACGACGTCCCATTTTTAGGGTTGTGTTTTGGGATGCAGCTGGCTGTGATTGAATTCGCCAGAAATGTGGTCGGGCTTGAAAACGCAAACAGCTCAGAGTTAGAGGATACGCCGCATCCAGTCATCGATATACTTCCTGAGCAAGATGGCGTCGAAGAGATGGGGGGAACGATGCGCCTGGGCAATTATGATGCCACGCTGAAGGAGGGGTCACTGGCACACAGGATTTATGGTACCACCAGGATCGTTGAGCGGCACAGACATCGATACGAAGTAAATCCAAAATATATCGACCGGATAGAGGCGAAGGGCATGATATTTTCAGGTAAAAACAAGAACAGGATGGAGATTCTGGAGATGCCAGCGCATAAATTCTTCTTCGCCTCGCAGTTCCATCCGGAGTTCACCTCGAGACCTGGTAAGCCCTCGCCACCATTCAGGGCTTTTGTCGAAGCGATGTTGGAGGGTTGA
- a CDS encoding glycosyltransferase family 2 protein produces MKPKYSIIIATKNEEEAIAKVLCSIPEEVAKYSETIVVDSSTDYTPIIAERLGAKVIKESRKGKGRAMKKGVKSSKGDVLIFLDGDGTDPPEYTPKLIKKLNNSDLVLGCRSMECFETDDKMMRQIFRVYGFFVRPLFYLVGFKVSDPLAGFRVIRRKDWDKLDLKSNDFEIEAEMNVKATNEGFVVKELAIPHLKRGGGLRKSKLITNPKMWFRIMNVVLKYIKDEKLKVRLEDLREKLK; encoded by the coding sequence ATGAAGCCTAAATATAGTATTATAATTGCAACAAAAAATGAAGAAGAAGCCATAGCCAAGGTGCTTTGTTCTATCCCAGAAGAGGTTGCCAAATATTCAGAAACAATAGTTGTTGACTCCTCCACAGATTATACACCGATAATAGCAGAGAGATTGGGAGCAAAAGTAATTAAAGAAAGTAGAAAGGGAAAGGGCAGGGCAATGAAGAAAGGAGTGAAATCAAGCAAAGGGGATGTATTGATATTCTTAGATGGCGATGGTACTGACCCGCCTGAGTATACCCCAAAATTAATAAAAAAGTTGAATAATTCTGATCTCGTTCTGGGTTGTAGAAGTATGGAATGCTTTGAAACAGATGACAAAATGATGAGGCAGATATTCAGAGTTTATGGGTTTTTTGTTAGGCCCCTATTTTATCTTGTGGGCTTTAAAGTCTCAGACCCATTAGCAGGATTTAGAGTAATCAGAAGAAAAGATTGGGATAAACTTGATCTAAAAAGTAATGATTTTGAAATAGAGGCAGAAATGAACGTAAAAGCAACAAACGAAGGATTTGTGGTAAAAGAATTGGCAATACCACATTTGAAAAGGGGAGGAGGTCTCAGAAAAAGTAAGCTTATTACCAATCCAAAAATGTGGTTTAGAATTATGAACGTAGTTTTAAAGTACATCAAAGATGAAAAGTTGAAAGTAAGACTAGAAGACCTTAGAGAAAAGTTAAAGTAA
- a CDS encoding acetylornithine transaminase produces the protein MTEKYVFQTYARQPIVIVGGRGAVVRDIDGREYIDCVAGIAVNNVGHCHPKVVSAIKKQAELLIHTSNMYHTEPQALLAEKIVEITPMDRVFFCNSGTEAVEAALKLARRASGKTDFIATHGSFHGRSLGALSVTFNEKYRKPFEPLMPGVTFVPYDDADAIGDAITPKTAAVILESIQGESGVRVPSDNYLKTVRDVCDDRNTLLIIDEVQTGFGRTGKWFGFEHWGMEPDIMAMAKALGGGFPIGAMAAREEIAQKFQRGDHASTFGGSPLACAAALGTISALEDGLVKQSEKLGGYFIKRLKELKHDYIREVRGKGLMIGMELNMNGDIIVDKARGDGVLLNCISDTVLRFVPPLVITREQIDRVVEVLG, from the coding sequence ATGACGGAAAAATATGTATTCCAAACATATGCTCGCCAACCCATCGTGATCGTCGGAGGTAGAGGAGCCGTTGTAAGGGATATAGATGGCAGAGAATACATCGACTGCGTAGCAGGGATTGCGGTCAATAACGTCGGTCACTGTCATCCAAAAGTCGTTTCTGCCATTAAAAAGCAGGCAGAGCTATTAATTCATACGTCCAATATGTACCACACTGAACCGCAGGCTCTGCTTGCGGAAAAAATAGTAGAGATAACGCCGATGGACCGTGTGTTCTTCTGCAATTCAGGTACCGAAGCAGTTGAGGCGGCGTTAAAACTCGCCAGAAGAGCATCGGGCAAAACGGATTTCATAGCAACCCATGGTTCTTTTCACGGCAGAAGTCTGGGCGCATTGAGCGTTACATTCAACGAGAAATACCGAAAGCCGTTCGAGCCGTTGATGCCAGGTGTTACGTTTGTACCATATGATGATGCAGATGCAATTGGGGATGCGATTACGCCAAAAACCGCTGCAGTCATCCTGGAGTCGATTCAAGGGGAGAGCGGTGTGCGAGTTCCATCGGATAATTATCTCAAAACAGTGAGGGACGTCTGCGATGATAGGAACACGTTGCTCATCATAGACGAGGTGCAAACCGGATTCGGCAGGACCGGAAAGTGGTTTGGATTCGAACATTGGGGGATGGAACCGGACATAATGGCCATGGCAAAGGCGCTTGGCGGTGGATTTCCCATTGGAGCAATGGCAGCGCGAGAAGAGATAGCTCAAAAGTTTCAGAGAGGCGACCATGCATCTACGTTTGGCGGAAGTCCCTTAGCATGCGCGGCAGCGCTGGGGACGATTAGCGCACTGGAAGATGGGCTGGTCAAACAATCGGAGAAGCTTGGGGGCTACTTCATTAAAAGGCTTAAAGAGCTGAAGCACGATTACATCAGGGAAGTACGTGGAAAAGGGCTGATGATTGGAATGGAGCTGAATATGAATGGGGACATAATCGTCGATAAAGCCAGAGGAGATGGAGTATTGCTTAACTGCATCTCCGATACGGTGCTCAGATTTGTGCCGCCGCTGGTCATCACCAGAGAACAGATCGATAGGGTGGTGGAAGTGCTTGGTTGA
- a CDS encoding nitroreductase: protein MGGNVLDAIRDRRSVREFTDETVDDQTITAVLDAGRWAPSGLNNQPWRFIVIRDVGTIDRISQCTKYSDVVRSAPLLIAIFIDTNAMYDRTKDVQAIGACIQNMLIAIHSMSLGAVWLGEILSQKEKVNEILDAPDSLELMAVLAIGHPTGERRASTRKAIRETAYKERYDSPWE from the coding sequence ATTGGGGGAAATGTGCTAGATGCTATCCGTGACAGGAGGAGCGTTCGTGAGTTTACGGATGAGACGGTTGACGACCAAACCATCACCGCCGTCCTGGATGCTGGCAGATGGGCACCCTCTGGGCTGAACAACCAGCCATGGCGATTCATCGTGATCAGGGATGTTGGCACCATTGACAGGATCTCTCAGTGCACCAAATACAGCGATGTTGTTAGAAGTGCCCCATTGCTAATAGCTATTTTCATAGACACAAATGCGATGTATGATCGAACCAAAGATGTACAAGCGATTGGTGCATGCATACAAAATATGCTCATAGCCATCCACAGCATGAGCTTGGGAGCGGTATGGCTCGGGGAAATACTAAGCCAAAAGGAAAAAGTCAATGAAATATTGGACGCTCCTGACTCCCTGGAATTGATGGCGGTGCTCGCTATCGGTCATCCAACAGGCGAGAGGAGGGCCTCTACGAGAAAAGCCATCAGAGAGACCGCATACAAGGAGCGGTATGATAGTCCATGGGAATAA
- the pfdA gene encoding prefoldin subunit alpha — MDKDELQDIVAMTQEYQARAGIYQQQLALIDVSLGECESAIKTLEELENKKAGEELLVPIGAGVYMHATITRADDVLMELGASISAEKNITEAKDALVKRKTQLGKTHEHLGKSLREIYDEMQKLQMKAAQYR, encoded by the coding sequence ATGGACAAAGATGAGCTTCAAGATATCGTCGCCATGACACAAGAATATCAAGCCAGGGCGGGAATATATCAGCAGCAGCTCGCGCTAATCGACGTCTCGCTGGGTGAGTGCGAGAGTGCCATAAAGACGCTTGAAGAATTGGAGAATAAAAAAGCAGGTGAAGAGCTCCTGGTTCCAATTGGTGCAGGGGTGTACATGCATGCTACAATAACCCGGGCCGATGATGTCTTGATGGAGCTCGGCGCCAGCATAAGTGCAGAGAAGAATATAACCGAGGCAAAAGACGCACTGGTAAAGAGAAAAACTCAACTGGGCAAAACGCACGAGCATTTGGGCAAAAGTTTGCGCGAAATATACGACGAGATGCAAAAATTGCAGATGAAAGCAGCGCAATACAGGTGA
- a CDS encoding DNA-binding protein: MVDEIEDIRRRKLEELRRTQMQAAQEDAVHAEVLAKKQAILRQILTPSARERLTNIRMTRPEFASQIEGQLIMLAQSGRLQAMIDDGQLRQILLRIQPKKRDINIRRG; the protein is encoded by the coding sequence ATGGTCGACGAAATCGAAGATATCAGGAGAAGAAAACTAGAAGAATTGAGGCGGACACAGATGCAGGCGGCACAAGAAGATGCAGTACATGCAGAGGTACTTGCCAAAAAGCAGGCAATTCTCCGCCAGATACTGACGCCAAGTGCGAGGGAGAGGCTCACAAATATACGAATGACGCGCCCCGAATTTGCCAGTCAAATAGAGGGGCAGTTAATAATGCTGGCTCAGAGCGGACGGTTGCAGGCGATGATCGACGATGGCCAACTCAGGCAGATATTATTGCGGATTCAGCCAAAGAAGAGAGATATAAATATTCGACGAGGTTGA
- a CDS encoding methytransferase partner Trm112, which produces MKRELMDILACPMCKGDLKLEVEEGDGEVITGTLCCTKCDEHYPIEDGIPNLLPPDLRD; this is translated from the coding sequence ATGAAAAGAGAATTAATGGACATCCTTGCTTGCCCGATGTGTAAAGGCGATCTAAAATTAGAGGTCGAAGAAGGTGATGGAGAAGTGATAACTGGAACGCTTTGCTGCACGAAATGCGATGAACACTATCCAATAGAAGACGGCATTCCGAATCTTTTGCCGCCAGACCTGCGAGATTGA